A genomic region of Haliotis asinina isolate JCU_RB_2024 chromosome 1, JCU_Hal_asi_v2, whole genome shotgun sequence contains the following coding sequences:
- the LOC137284072 gene encoding E3 ubiquitin-protein ligase TRIM33-like, with translation MSDLVSATAIKDFLAECPICAEHFDEETRIPRRIPCTQSICQPCLEKCSRGTTVLECPMCRERHYLHGGVQSLPKETVILKTLDYLKIQKGIRMSCTDCPEKETAVAQCDNCGTFLCQICIQAHKRNIVTKDHTVNTFDEIKGRHVQSFRRRHQCSQHQQPLQFYCRNCTKVVCVSCTVVDHDKGNGHSIVTVDAAHQEQIESTKDVLGRVEEKRKNLRKMESYLQTKIHNVRQSQKVATDDINRVFEGLFDDLKQRRTILLSDVDEKSAKNLKLIEEALHATQTQLTNIKTCIDYSSEVRSKADKIEDLQILVSSEASLNSMLKKTVEDIPFDRTGVTFVSANMKHLQDSIKVAGMVRTVTFYPTERLHDTHDSAAYTAIVQEPAELPTVTEMDRRMPDKEITSPTLEWDPRTAKSIIEVSEDVITNTPSSAPVPNTGCRIQNARSCLASRPLIVSRGQRCLYGVKLWFSIQQLTGGTKLIQEIALTPTPEDAVRNQHIGLSVFVATCIKHKRKLCLCVSYNKEPLTHLPITLNQVGQSYDLQLFFLLDGTCDKILVINAADNTVHSTVTDVQFDKPMWVMMYVCDPTTAKVRGELISGHKVKGTCVNYCLQCLVTVENTSPPSSKENPKIE, from the exons ATGTCGGATCTTGTCTCAGCGACTGCCATCAAGGACTTTCTAGCAGAGTGCCCAATATGTGCAGAACACTTTGACGAGGAAACACGGATCCCTCGTCGAATACCGTGCACCCAGTCCATATGTCAGCCTTGTCTAGAGAAATGCAGCAGAGGCACTACAGTCTTAGAATGTCCCATGTGTCGGGAGCGGCATTACCTGCATGGTGGAGTGCAGTCCCTGCCCAAAGAGACTGTCATCTTGAAGACTCTGGACTACCTCAAGATCCAAAAAGGCATCAGGATGTCTTGCACAGATTGTCCTGAGAAAGAAACAGCTGTAGCTCAGTGTGACAACTGTGGAACATTTTTATGTCAGATCTGCATACAAGCTCATAAACGAAATATTGTAACAAAGGATCACACCGTTAACACCTTTGATGAGATCAAAGGGCGACATGTGCAGAGCTTCCGTCGTCGACATCAGTGTAGTCAACACCAACAGCCTTTACAGTTCTACTGCCGCAATTGTACCAAGGTCGTGTGTGTGTCCTGCACTGTAGTAGATCACGATAAAGGGAATGGACATAGCATCGTGACCGTAGATGCTGCACACCAAGAACAAATAGAGTCCACAAAGGACGTTTTAGGCAGGGTGGAGGAAAAGAGAAAGAATCTTCGCAAAATGGAGTCATATCTGCAAACGAAGATACACAACGTAAGACAATCACAGAAAGTAGCGACAGATGATATAAACAGAGTCTTTGAAGGCCTGTTTGATGATCTGAAACAAAGACGAACGATCCTTTTGTCAGATGTTGATGAGAAATCCGCTAAGAATCTAAAGCTGATTGAGGAGGCCTTGCATGCAACGCAGACTCAACTGACTAATATTAAGACTTGTATTGACTATTCCAGTGAGGTTCGCAGCAAAGCTGACAAGATAGAAGATCTACAAATATTGGTATCATCTGAGGCCTCTTTGAACTCCATGTTGAAAAAGACAGtagaggatataccctttgacAGGACTGGGGTTACCTTTGTCAGTGCAAATATGAAACATCTTCAGGATAGTATCAAGGTGGCTGGAATGGTCAGAACAGTTACGTTCTATCCAACAGAGAGGTTGCATGATACACATGATTCTGCAGCATATACTGCTATCGTACAAGAGCCAGCAGAGTTACCTACAG TGACGGAAATGGACCGAAGGATGCCTGACAAGGAGATAACAA GCCCGACTCTGGAATGGGACCCAAGAACTGCCAAAAGCATCATTGAGGTATCTGAAGACGTCATCACAAATACTCCATCAAGCGCTCCTGTGCCTAATACAGGATGTCGGATACAAAATGCCAGATCGTGTCTGGCGTCCAGACCACTGATTGTCAGTCGTGGTCAACGTTGCCTGTATGGAGTTAAGTTGTGGTTTTCGATACAGCAATTGACAGGGGGGACTAAGCTTATACAGGAGATAGCCTTGACCCCTACCCCTGAAGATGCTGTCCGGAATCAACACATTGGACTGAGTGTGTTTGTTGCAACATGCATCAAACACAAACGGAAACTCTGTCTCTGCGTAAGCTACAACAAGGAGCCCCTAACCCACCTTCCAATCACTCTTAACCAAGTTGGACAGTCTTATGACCTTCAGCTGTTTTTTCTACTGGATGGAACTTGTGACAAGATCTTAGTTATCAATGCAGCTGACAACACAGTGCACAGCACTGTTACAGATGTACAGTTTGACAAACCTATGTGGGTTATGATGTATGTTTGTGATCCCACAACAGCAAAAGTGAGGGGAGAACTGATATCAGGCCACAAAGTCAAAGGAACGTGTGTCAACTACTGTTTGCAGTGTCTGGTTACAGTTGAAAATACCTCTCCCCCTTCCTCAAAAGAAAACCCCAaaatagaatga